The Marinilongibacter aquaticus genome has a window encoding:
- a CDS encoding helix-turn-helix domain-containing protein, with protein sequence MKNEYIRHIFGLKLKQFRQENGLSLQELSKLSGISQSYLNEMEKGKKYPKTDKINALATALNVDYDQLVSLKLNKKLEPIAKLLKSNLLTEIPFDFFGLETTQIFELISSAPAKLSAFINAIFEIGKNYNMSVEKFFFAALRSYQEMHQNYFEDIEQEAELFLKEFTPKNKVHFDENDLAEILSEHYQIKIDYFDEEDHETIANMRSVLRPKSGILMINKRISADQRAFTMAKELGFQFMKLTKRPFTSSSIEVKSFEEVLNNFQASYFAGAILIPQNKIVGELKKWFAQNKWEPQVLNDLSAKFHVTPETLFHRISNVLPKHFGIDRFLFMRFDALPGSHKYYLTKEMHLSKRLGPQENKEEHYCRRWVSIGILDHLSSKQTAGKYEKPIVDAQFSHLQNRREDFFVMSMARPLNIIRQLNISVSLGFEVDDQLKSKIKFLNDDSIVRQEVNQTCERCGIFDCKERISAPTLLQKRRQQKELKKYLDSLE encoded by the coding sequence TTGAAAAACGAATACATCCGACATATTTTTGGTCTGAAACTGAAACAGTTTCGACAAGAAAATGGACTTTCCCTTCAAGAACTTTCCAAGCTCTCTGGCATTTCGCAGTCGTACCTGAACGAAATGGAAAAGGGCAAAAAGTACCCCAAAACCGATAAAATCAACGCTTTGGCCACTGCTTTGAATGTGGACTATGACCAATTGGTTTCTTTGAAACTGAACAAAAAGCTCGAACCCATTGCCAAGCTGTTGAAATCGAACCTGTTAACAGAAATCCCTTTCGATTTTTTCGGTTTAGAAACCACTCAAATTTTTGAGCTCATCTCCTCGGCTCCAGCCAAATTGAGTGCTTTTATCAATGCCATTTTCGAGATCGGGAAGAACTACAACATGTCGGTTGAGAAATTCTTTTTCGCGGCACTCCGTTCCTATCAGGAAATGCACCAAAACTATTTCGAGGATATCGAGCAAGAAGCCGAATTATTTTTGAAAGAGTTCACGCCGAAAAACAAGGTGCATTTCGACGAAAACGATTTGGCCGAAATCCTATCGGAGCATTATCAGATCAAAATCGATTATTTCGACGAAGAAGATCATGAAACCATTGCCAACATGCGTTCCGTTTTGCGGCCGAAGTCGGGCATCCTCATGATCAACAAACGCATATCTGCCGATCAAAGAGCCTTTACAATGGCCAAAGAGCTTGGTTTTCAGTTCATGAAACTGACCAAACGGCCCTTTACCAGTTCTTCGATAGAGGTGAAATCTTTTGAAGAAGTACTGAATAATTTCCAGGCTTCTTATTTTGCAGGAGCTATCCTCATCCCGCAAAACAAGATTGTGGGCGAGCTGAAAAAATGGTTTGCTCAAAACAAATGGGAGCCTCAAGTGTTGAACGACTTGAGTGCGAAATTCCATGTGACGCCAGAAACGCTTTTTCACCGCATAAGCAATGTTTTGCCCAAACATTTCGGCATAGATCGTTTCCTATTCATGCGATTTGATGCTTTACCCGGCAGCCATAAATATTATTTGACTAAGGAAATGCACCTGAGCAAGCGATTGGGGCCGCAGGAAAACAAAGAAGAGCATTATTGCCGAAGATGGGTTTCGATTGGTATTCTCGATCACCTTTCGTCGAAACAAACGGCGGGGAAATACGAAAAGCCGATTGTCGATGCACAATTTTCGCACCTTCAAAACCGAAGAGAAGACTTTTTTGTAATGTCGATGGCACGACCGCTAAATATTATACGTCAACTGAACATATCGGTCAGTTTGGGATTTGAAGTCGATGATCAACTCAAGTCGAAGATCAAATTCCTGAACGATGACAGCATTGTCAGGCAGGAAGTAAACCAAACGTGCGAACGTTGCGGGATTTTCGATTGCAAAGAACGCATCAGTGCTCCGACTCTTTTGCAAAAACGGCGTCAACAAAAAGAATTGAAAAAGTATTTGGACAGCCTTGAATAA
- a CDS encoding T9SS type A sorting domain-containing protein, whose amino-acid sequence MPNLNTKLTFFYWSRFLLILLFHAQVYAQECVEFESFDSGVKTSVDWAQFPAFDLPFDLVYGLPIQQGELQPPLQHGFTSVSDQNYFQGLSGDQAAQIYYGNAYLDGNQPWELLRSPWGNDLNAYKAKWQSDFAYFSGFYSADAPGIFCFDIERIWRFDHEILQLKSNASIPDEYKSLSDSDFLRQYKNDMRALYSLSVSEMRNLGVGNAGQIASYADTPIVNTFENIQGRTWDQWKTDKSVLNFLCTDENGNLGGSFYDQLDWITPSAYYYYDYPHPFAGEYLSYLLFQIEVNRAWTEKPVVPFVWMRYSFNPDVVNQYIRPWMAESTAIFPFFSGASGLWLWEDPFVFNEENEFSTYSYFLKGLYRLSRVKSFFEGQHELVMPISARDYNENQQPIWRAVFKDNEVLVAAHNPFAESETDEVSVSISYKNWSQSVRLKGYETKLCVYDLSAVLANEPNTIAGDLLIYPNPSNGPIKMEFESADSGKAEIRLLNTSGLLLYQGTLELVKGKNTVQFELPEGPERSLLLQIKVGNRKITKKIARH is encoded by the coding sequence ATGCCAAATCTGAATACAAAACTAACTTTTTTTTACTGGAGTCGCTTCTTGTTGATTTTGCTTTTTCATGCACAAGTTTATGCCCAAGAATGTGTGGAGTTCGAAAGTTTCGACAGTGGTGTAAAAACGAGTGTCGACTGGGCCCAGTTTCCGGCCTTCGATCTTCCCTTCGATTTGGTGTATGGCTTGCCCATTCAGCAAGGGGAATTGCAGCCGCCTTTGCAGCACGGTTTTACTTCGGTCAGCGACCAGAATTATTTCCAAGGGCTTTCGGGAGATCAGGCAGCACAAATCTATTATGGAAACGCCTATCTCGATGGTAATCAGCCTTGGGAGTTGCTGAGAAGCCCTTGGGGAAACGATTTGAATGCATACAAAGCCAAATGGCAGTCGGATTTTGCCTATTTCTCAGGCTTCTATTCAGCCGATGCTCCAGGGATTTTCTGTTTTGATATCGAACGGATTTGGCGATTCGATCATGAAATACTTCAATTGAAAAGCAACGCGAGTATTCCGGATGAATACAAAAGTTTGAGTGACAGCGATTTCCTTCGCCAGTATAAAAACGACATGCGTGCTCTTTACAGTTTGTCGGTTTCTGAAATGCGAAATTTGGGTGTAGGCAATGCAGGCCAAATCGCTTCGTATGCCGATACACCTATTGTGAATACTTTTGAGAATATTCAAGGCCGCACTTGGGATCAATGGAAAACCGACAAATCGGTGCTGAATTTTCTTTGCACCGACGAAAACGGCAATTTAGGGGGAAGTTTCTACGATCAGCTGGATTGGATCACGCCTTCGGCCTATTATTATTACGATTATCCGCATCCCTTTGCCGGAGAATATTTGTCTTATCTCTTGTTTCAGATAGAGGTGAATAGGGCTTGGACAGAGAAGCCCGTGGTGCCTTTTGTGTGGATGCGGTATAGTTTTAATCCCGATGTGGTAAACCAATATATTCGACCTTGGATGGCCGAATCGACGGCAATTTTTCCATTTTTTTCTGGAGCTTCTGGACTTTGGCTATGGGAAGACCCCTTCGTTTTCAACGAAGAAAATGAGTTTTCTACCTATTCTTACTTCTTGAAGGGCCTGTACAGGTTGAGTCGTGTAAAATCTTTTTTTGAAGGTCAACATGAATTGGTCATGCCGATTTCTGCTCGGGATTACAATGAAAACCAACAGCCGATTTGGCGTGCTGTGTTCAAGGACAATGAAGTTTTGGTAGCCGCACACAACCCTTTTGCCGAGTCGGAAACAGATGAAGTTTCGGTGTCTATTTCCTACAAAAACTGGTCGCAATCCGTGCGTTTGAAGGGCTACGAGACCAAGTTGTGTGTGTACGACCTGTCGGCGGTTTTGGCGAATGAACCGAATACAATTGCAGGCGACCTGTTGATTTATCCCAATCCGAGCAATGGTCCAATTAAAATGGAATTTGAATCTGCGGACAGTGGAAAAGCAGAAATAAGGCTTTTGAACACCAGTGGTTTGTTGTTGTATCAGGGAACTTTGGAGCTTGTAAAAGGGAAGAATACGGTGCAATTTGAATTGCCCGAAGGGCCAGAAAGAAGTTTGCTTTTGCAGATTAAGGTCGGAAATAGAAAAATCACGAAGAAAATAGCGAGACATTGA
- a CDS encoding thioredoxin domain-containing protein, with product MNKLQQESSPYLKQHENNPVDWYPWGEEALQKAREESKPILVSIGYSSCHWCHVMAHESFENERLAQIMNRYFVNIKVDREERPDVDALYMDALQNMGLRGGWPLNVFLMPDAKPFYGGTYFPPKQWEQILLGIQNAFENDRQKLQQSAEAFAHSLNAKESEKIKIFELNAEEAKAWDQEELENMLLHLKNTFDFEEGGFQGAPKFPMPNIWDFLLSAVSKFQDEELEQHIRFTLDRIVLGGIFDHVGGGWTRYSTDSMWKVPHFEKMLYDNAQLLGTYAEAYRFFKQENLHPESQFLYKWAIEKTLAWLRQEMKSERGAYYAALDADSEGVEGKYYIWTADELHSLLGESFEDFADLYAISTLGNWEHGQNVLHLEVQPDTEKWAWLTTAWDSLKIARDQRPRPGLDNKLICSWNGLLLSGLVKVATVFEDGASSNMAKNLAEYCVQLFGVNDETGQLRHLSTAGVFGFLDDYAIQIQAFCDLYQLTFEAKWLTAAESMGDYVMTHFYDETEGLYFFTDDMAEELIARKKEIFDNVIPASNSMLAHAFYDLGRLLGNRKFMESAVAMFAKVRKIVQSEPRFMANWARLGNKIDSHIPEVVIAGPKYMEFKKEIGQKCGRPVYFVGSAEESELELLQGRFQNDGKTYIYVCQDFTCQLPVDSPEKALALIHDL from the coding sequence TTGAACAAACTACAACAGGAAAGCAGTCCGTATCTCAAACAACACGAAAACAACCCTGTAGATTGGTACCCTTGGGGAGAGGAGGCTTTGCAGAAAGCCAGAGAGGAAAGCAAACCAATTTTGGTGAGTATCGGCTATTCATCTTGTCATTGGTGCCATGTGATGGCCCACGAAAGTTTTGAAAATGAGCGTTTGGCTCAAATCATGAATCGGTATTTTGTCAACATTAAGGTCGACAGAGAAGAGCGACCGGATGTGGACGCCTTGTATATGGATGCCCTTCAGAATATGGGTTTAAGGGGCGGCTGGCCTTTAAATGTATTTTTGATGCCCGATGCCAAACCTTTCTATGGCGGCACGTATTTCCCGCCAAAACAGTGGGAACAGATATTGCTCGGTATTCAGAACGCCTTTGAAAACGATAGACAAAAATTGCAGCAATCGGCCGAGGCCTTTGCCCATTCTTTAAATGCCAAAGAATCGGAAAAGATTAAGATTTTTGAGTTAAATGCAGAAGAAGCGAAGGCCTGGGACCAAGAAGAACTTGAAAATATGCTTTTGCATTTGAAAAATACCTTCGATTTCGAAGAGGGTGGTTTTCAAGGGGCTCCGAAATTTCCCATGCCCAATATTTGGGATTTTCTGCTTTCGGCGGTTTCGAAATTTCAGGATGAAGAGCTCGAACAGCATATTCGATTCACATTGGACAGGATTGTACTTGGCGGGATTTTTGATCATGTAGGCGGCGGATGGACGCGTTACAGTACCGATTCGATGTGGAAAGTGCCGCATTTCGAAAAAATGCTGTACGACAACGCCCAACTGCTCGGGACCTACGCCGAGGCGTATCGTTTCTTCAAACAAGAAAACCTGCATCCAGAAAGTCAGTTTTTGTACAAATGGGCGATTGAGAAAACATTGGCTTGGCTGAGGCAAGAAATGAAAAGTGAGCGAGGTGCTTATTATGCGGCTTTGGATGCGGACTCGGAAGGTGTAGAGGGCAAATATTATATCTGGACAGCCGATGAATTGCATAGTCTTTTGGGCGAAAGTTTTGAAGATTTTGCGGATTTGTATGCGATTTCGACATTGGGAAATTGGGAGCACGGGCAAAATGTCTTGCATCTTGAAGTTCAACCCGATACGGAAAAGTGGGCGTGGCTGACGACAGCTTGGGACTCGCTGAAAATCGCTCGTGACCAAAGGCCGCGGCCGGGTTTGGATAACAAATTGATTTGTTCTTGGAATGGACTGTTGCTTTCGGGTTTGGTGAAAGTGGCTACGGTTTTTGAAGACGGGGCGAGTTCAAATATGGCGAAAAATTTGGCTGAGTATTGCGTACAGCTGTTTGGCGTAAACGACGAAACGGGGCAGCTCAGGCATTTGAGTACAGCAGGTGTTTTTGGCTTTTTGGATGATTATGCCATTCAGATTCAGGCCTTTTGTGATTTGTACCAATTGACATTCGAAGCGAAATGGTTGACTGCCGCGGAGTCGATGGGAGATTATGTAATGACGCATTTTTACGATGAAACGGAGGGGCTTTACTTTTTCACCGACGATATGGCCGAGGAATTGATCGCCCGCAAAAAGGAGATTTTCGACAATGTCATTCCGGCATCCAATTCGATGCTGGCCCACGCTTTCTATGATTTGGGTCGTTTGTTGGGCAATCGGAAATTTATGGAAAGTGCCGTGGCGATGTTTGCCAAAGTACGGAAAATCGTACAGAGTGAACCACGGTTTATGGCCAATTGGGCCCGCTTGGGCAACAAAATCGATTCGCACATACCCGAAGTGGTGATTGCGGGGCCAAAGTACATGGAATTCAAAAAGGAAATCGGGCAAAAGTGTGGGCGTCCCGTCTATTTTGTAGGATCTGCCGAAGAATCTGAACTCGAATTGCTTCAAGGTCGTTTTCAAAATGATGGCAAAACGTATATCTATGTTTGCCAAGATTTTACATGCCAATTGCCGGTAGACAGTCCGGAAAAAGCCCTTGCACTTATCCATGATCTATAA
- the pxpB gene encoding 5-oxoprolinase subunit PxpB, translating to MIYKIHPLSESAITVYFEQKVSEEINNQVLSAKKWIEENPFAGLLEVVPAIASFTVFYDLLEVKRHCEFSGLAFDFVKAYLENMPWQNLPNFNREVERVEIPVRYNGPDLELVAAHCQKSVEQIVEMHTAAVYRVFMMGFLPGFAYLGGMNKALATPRKAEPRLRVKAGSVGIAGEQTGVYPLDSPGGWQIIGETDLKLFDPNETELSLLKAGDEVVFRAV from the coding sequence ATGATCTATAAAATTCATCCATTATCCGAATCTGCCATTACTGTTTATTTCGAACAAAAAGTAAGTGAAGAGATAAACAATCAGGTGCTTTCGGCTAAGAAATGGATTGAAGAAAACCCTTTCGCAGGGCTACTAGAAGTTGTGCCGGCCATTGCTTCTTTCACCGTATTTTACGATTTGCTGGAAGTAAAAAGACATTGTGAATTTTCTGGCTTGGCTTTCGATTTTGTGAAGGCCTATTTGGAAAATATGCCTTGGCAAAATCTGCCGAATTTCAATCGGGAAGTAGAGCGAGTGGAGATTCCTGTACGGTACAATGGTCCCGATTTGGAATTGGTAGCCGCACATTGCCAAAAGTCAGTAGAGCAAATTGTCGAAATGCATACTGCAGCGGTGTATCGGGTGTTTATGATGGGCTTTTTGCCCGGTTTTGCCTATTTGGGTGGGATGAATAAAGCCTTGGCTACTCCCCGAAAAGCCGAACCCCGATTGCGTGTGAAAGCGGGCAGCGTAGGCATTGCTGGAGAGCAAACTGGGGTGTACCCGCTCGATAGCCCGGGCGGCTGGCAAATCATCGGAGAGACAGATTTGAAGCTCTTCGATCCGAATGAAACTGAGCTGAGCTTATTGAAGGCGGGTGATGAGGTTGTATTCAGGGCCGTTTGA
- a CDS encoding 5-oxoprolinase subunit C family protein has product MQDLGRRGYQSIGLNPNGVMDHISMRLINILLGNAENEAVIEFHYPTPMISFEEQALIAIGGADFSPSLNNKPLENWKVYVVGPGDMLTFGKKVKGERAYLSVKGGFKFPKILDSSSTNLSAGFGGIKIAKGFSVELKLKNGTVVEAANKIKISPRTVNVALRPYIKIEQEIRIIGGAELDSLDAESCHRIFGQRFIVSAHSNRMGYRLEGDCLKQQDDYADNISSSVVFGTVQLLPNGQLVILMADHQTTGGYPKLGSVISTDLPILAQLSVGQYIRFREISIDVAERIVEKQEREIRKFKAAVKFYA; this is encoded by the coding sequence GTGCAAGACCTTGGAAGGCGGGGGTATCAATCGATTGGCCTGAATCCCAATGGGGTGATGGATCACATCTCTATGCGATTGATCAACATACTTTTAGGGAATGCAGAAAACGAAGCGGTGATAGAGTTTCATTACCCTACACCTATGATTTCGTTCGAAGAGCAAGCCTTGATTGCCATAGGCGGAGCTGATTTTTCACCAAGCTTGAACAACAAGCCTCTCGAGAATTGGAAGGTGTATGTGGTGGGTCCTGGGGACATGCTGACCTTCGGGAAAAAAGTAAAAGGCGAGCGAGCCTATTTGTCGGTGAAAGGCGGCTTTAAATTCCCAAAAATTCTCGATTCGAGCAGTACAAACCTTTCCGCAGGTTTTGGAGGGATAAAAATTGCCAAGGGCTTTTCGGTCGAATTGAAATTGAAAAACGGAACCGTGGTAGAGGCGGCGAATAAAATTAAAATTTCGCCCCGTACGGTCAATGTGGCTTTGCGTCCGTATATTAAAATTGAACAAGAGATACGCATCATCGGTGGAGCCGAGCTCGACAGTCTGGATGCGGAAAGTTGTCACCGCATTTTTGGGCAACGTTTTATTGTGTCTGCACATTCCAATCGGATGGGTTATCGTTTGGAAGGCGATTGTTTGAAACAACAAGACGACTATGCGGATAATATATCTTCTTCGGTTGTTTTTGGAACCGTGCAATTGTTGCCCAATGGGCAGCTGGTTATTTTGATGGCCGACCATCAGACTACAGGCGGTTACCCCAAGCTGGGAAGCGTCATTTCAACAGATTTGCCCATTTTGGCTCAGCTTTCAGTAGGGCAGTATATACGTTTCAGGGAAATATCCATCGATGTGGCCGAACGCATTGTGGAGAAACAGGAAAGGGAAATCCGAAAGTTTAAGGCGGCGGTAAAATTCTATGCCTAA
- a CDS encoding 5-oxoprolinase subunit PxpA, with product MPKKLDLNCDMGENPQSWFEGEDKQLLDCINSINISCGFHAGDPVLIKDTLRLAAEKKLRIGAHPGFDDRANFGRKAWPLTPDTLFDLLKKQLTPFVRWAEEAGATLHHIKAHGALYNMLSVNDELAEAYCRFVQSAYPNWIVYCLPKSSTAKWAERLGLQYWSEAFADRSYQSNGQLTARNLPNALLTTPETAIEQVRQIAEKGTLRTVDGEEIEMNADTVCVHGDGQYALAIARGLKSSGLFE from the coding sequence ATGCCTAAAAAACTCGACTTAAATTGTGATATGGGCGAAAACCCTCAATCTTGGTTTGAGGGAGAAGATAAGCAGCTGCTCGATTGCATAAATTCAATCAATATATCTTGTGGTTTTCATGCCGGCGATCCTGTCTTGATCAAAGACACTTTACGATTGGCCGCAGAAAAGAAATTACGCATTGGTGCCCATCCAGGCTTTGATGATCGAGCGAATTTTGGCCGAAAAGCTTGGCCACTTACACCGGATACACTCTTTGATTTGCTAAAGAAACAATTGACTCCCTTTGTGCGTTGGGCGGAGGAAGCTGGAGCCACCTTACACCATATAAAAGCACATGGGGCATTGTACAATATGTTGTCTGTAAACGACGAACTGGCCGAAGCCTATTGCCGATTTGTGCAATCCGCATACCCCAATTGGATTGTGTATTGTTTGCCCAAAAGCAGCACGGCTAAATGGGCCGAAAGGCTGGGATTGCAGTATTGGTCTGAGGCTTTTGCCGACCGCAGCTATCAAAGCAATGGGCAATTGACTGCACGGAATTTACCCAATGCTTTACTTACTACTCCCGAAACTGCAATTGAACAGGTAAGGCAGATTGCAGAGAAGGGAACTTTGAGGACAGTAGATGGAGAAGAAATTGAGATGAACGCGGATACAGTGTGTGTGCATGGCGATGGCCAATATGCACTGGCCATCGCAAGGGGTTTAAAAAGCAGTGGTCTATTCGAGTAG
- a CDS encoding TolC family protein, with protein MRFFFPCCLALFMFCKAQAQEVLSLQNAISEALEHNYGIQVAQKQVEAAENQIYKGNAGMTPTLSWNSSVGGNLNQVNQVFLDGRKINRLGYSTSPSTNLQLTWTLYDGQRMQVLYSKLEVQGQQSLLQKKLEVQNTVANLMQVYFEILRQKKAVEYLETIISYYEERLKITEERWQIGRGSKLDYLQSKTDFTTQQVDLVNAKNNLKTAKVQLNNLLGAPANREFVADEQLNESNQYVLEELLNDAKVYNRELLVLNKSIEMNLLNEKEAQSYLKPRISLNSGFGYSFNKSNAGFLALNQSFGLNAGLTASWTIFNGHKTQRDIQLAKINSEIAETQKESLLNQIQADLTSAFYQYESDREMLDLEQANKTVAEENLTISLEKFKLGSSTILELNDAQQRFDLSLNRLVNAQFNKRISELELLRLSGTLLE; from the coding sequence ATGAGATTTTTCTTTCCTTGTTGCCTGGCCTTGTTCATGTTTTGCAAGGCTCAGGCTCAAGAGGTACTGAGCCTTCAAAACGCCATAAGCGAGGCTTTGGAACACAATTACGGGATTCAAGTAGCACAAAAACAGGTTGAAGCTGCCGAAAACCAGATTTACAAAGGCAATGCCGGCATGACCCCTACCCTAAGTTGGAACAGTTCCGTGGGCGGCAATCTGAACCAAGTAAACCAAGTCTTTTTGGATGGACGTAAAATCAACCGATTGGGTTATTCTACTTCACCCAGTACAAACCTGCAACTCACTTGGACTCTGTACGACGGACAAAGAATGCAAGTGCTTTACAGCAAGCTTGAGGTACAAGGCCAGCAAAGCCTTTTGCAAAAGAAGCTTGAAGTGCAAAATACCGTGGCCAATCTGATGCAGGTGTATTTCGAGATATTGCGTCAAAAGAAGGCCGTAGAATACCTCGAAACCATTATTTCGTATTATGAAGAACGTTTGAAAATTACAGAAGAACGTTGGCAAATTGGCCGCGGATCGAAACTCGATTACTTGCAGTCGAAAACCGATTTCACTACTCAGCAAGTGGATTTGGTCAATGCCAAAAACAACTTAAAAACGGCGAAAGTGCAACTCAACAACCTTTTGGGTGCACCTGCAAATCGCGAATTTGTGGCCGATGAGCAATTGAACGAAAGCAATCAATATGTGCTCGAAGAACTACTCAACGACGCGAAAGTGTACAATCGCGAGCTTTTGGTCTTGAACAAATCAATTGAAATGAACCTTTTGAATGAAAAAGAAGCACAGTCTTACCTAAAGCCCCGGATTTCCCTCAATTCGGGTTTTGGTTATTCATTCAACAAAAGTAATGCAGGCTTTCTTGCTTTGAACCAAAGTTTCGGTTTGAATGCCGGACTTACCGCTTCGTGGACGATCTTCAATGGACACAAGACGCAACGCGATATCCAATTGGCCAAAATCAATTCGGAAATTGCCGAAACACAAAAGGAGAGTCTTTTGAACCAAATTCAAGCCGACCTCACTTCGGCTTTCTATCAATACGAATCTGACCGTGAAATGCTTGATTTGGAGCAGGCCAATAAAACGGTAGCCGAAGAAAACCTGACAATTTCACTTGAAAAATTCAAATTGGGTTCCAGCACAATTCTTGAGCTCAACGACGCTCAGCAACGCTTCGACCTTTCTTTAAACAGATTGGTGAATGCCCAATTCAACAAACGTATTTCTGAACTTGAATTACTCCGCTTAAGCGGCACACTACTCGAATAG